One genomic region from Vibrio sp. STUT-A11 encodes:
- a CDS encoding four-carbon acid sugar kinase family protein, which yields MKEGIDKPVYIVADDFTGANDVGVALASSGVETQVLLTPEVLSGQGTAVRIICTDSRDLDKQDAKAELAQISKSFHLAEHQPLLIKKVDSTLRGNVGSEIEALIDTGYDLAIVAIAAPIAKRKTVNGLCFVNDTPLSETEFASDPKSPITSSRIIDILRSQTTSEMSEYLQSDHNNDPHHQHFNKFYESGTKIVVCDANSNKDLLELYQAAAKLSIPTVFVTTGELTQAIVDNTSNPKAAMNHVQGPVLAIIGSMSQTTFKQTQFLLDNEIAQVVELELEALLSSEFESYLQAKSSEAIQWLNSNHNCVIRSCKDPEIRHELSAIAAQHNLSQKALAEHVRNCLAELATQIIAPPESTQKLGGMILCGGDIAIATAQKLNAPTYNIGGIVADCVPWGTLDSELTQFPIFTKAGGFGDASTFSKVIQHLNKEVK from the coding sequence ATGAAGGAAGGAATAGATAAACCTGTTTACATTGTTGCTGACGATTTCACTGGCGCAAACGATGTAGGTGTCGCATTAGCTTCATCAGGGGTAGAAACGCAAGTTCTGCTAACTCCTGAAGTGCTTAGCGGCCAAGGCACTGCCGTTCGCATCATTTGTACTGACTCCCGAGATCTAGACAAGCAAGACGCGAAAGCTGAGCTCGCTCAGATATCAAAAAGCTTTCATTTAGCTGAGCATCAACCACTGCTTATAAAGAAAGTCGATTCAACTTTGCGTGGCAATGTTGGAAGCGAAATCGAAGCATTAATTGACACCGGTTATGATTTAGCCATCGTCGCAATCGCGGCCCCAATCGCTAAAAGAAAAACGGTTAACGGCCTTTGTTTTGTCAACGACACCCCACTGTCAGAGACAGAGTTTGCTTCTGATCCGAAATCACCTATTACTTCATCGAGAATCATTGATATCTTGCGCTCACAAACTACCAGTGAAATGAGCGAATATCTTCAGTCAGATCACAATAATGATCCTCACCATCAACATTTCAATAAATTTTATGAAAGCGGTACCAAAATTGTTGTCTGCGACGCAAATTCAAACAAAGATTTGCTTGAGCTTTATCAGGCAGCGGCGAAGTTATCGATACCAACTGTCTTTGTAACAACTGGGGAACTGACCCAGGCAATCGTCGACAATACAAGTAATCCAAAGGCAGCAATGAATCACGTCCAAGGACCTGTGTTGGCGATAATTGGGTCGATGAGTCAAACCACTTTCAAACAAACACAGTTCCTACTCGACAATGAAATAGCGCAAGTGGTTGAACTGGAGTTAGAAGCTTTACTGTCTTCTGAGTTTGAGTCGTACTTACAAGCAAAATCATCAGAAGCCATCCAATGGCTGAACAGCAATCACAACTGCGTAATAAGAAGCTGTAAAGACCCTGAGATTCGACATGAGCTCAGCGCGATAGCAGCGCAACACAATTTATCTCAAAAAGCACTGGCTGAGCATGTTCGTAACTGCTTGGCGGAGTTAGCGACACAAATTATTGCCCCCCCCGAGTCCACTCAAAAACTCGGAGGGATGATTCTTTGCGGTGGTGACATTGCCATAGCCACCGCGCAGAAATTGAACGCCCCTACCTACAACATCGGCGGTATTGTCGCTGATTGCGTGCCATGGGGAACACTTGATAGCGAATTAACCCAATTTCCTATCTTCACGAAAGCAGGCGGGTTTGGCGACGCTAGCACTTTCTCTAAAGTTATTCAGCATTTAAATAAAGAGGTCAAATAA
- the pdxA gene encoding 4-hydroxythreonine-4-phosphate dehydrogenase PdxA — MKGVIGITMGDPAGIGPEIILKALAEDSLSGTNCVVIGSAEVLEEVLKQDLAPSQEINVINKVSEANFSTGVVNVIDIPLEDIGSFKIGTVQAQAGDLAYRCIEVATSLALDGEISAIATAPLNKEALHLAGHNYPGHTELLAKLTDTKDYAMVLYTDTLRVIHVTTHIALLKFLETLNQTRVNTVIKIADEFMKKAGFETPRIAVAGVNPHAGENGLFGTEEIEVLNPCIETMKNEGIDVYGPCPPDTVFLQASQGQYDIVVAMYHDQGHIPLKLMGFYDGVNITAGLPFFRTSADHGTAFDIAWSGKANPESMIKSVELAVKLSNV; from the coding sequence ATGAAAGGTGTAATTGGTATTACAATGGGCGACCCTGCAGGTATCGGCCCGGAAATCATTCTTAAAGCACTAGCCGAAGATTCGCTATCTGGGACAAACTGTGTGGTAATCGGTAGTGCTGAAGTTCTTGAGGAAGTGCTTAAGCAAGATCTTGCCCCATCTCAAGAAATAAATGTTATTAACAAGGTTAGTGAAGCTAATTTTAGTACTGGCGTTGTGAATGTTATCGATATTCCACTGGAAGACATCGGTTCATTTAAGATCGGCACAGTGCAAGCCCAAGCTGGTGACCTTGCCTACCGCTGTATCGAAGTAGCAACTTCGCTAGCCCTAGATGGTGAAATCAGCGCAATTGCCACAGCGCCTCTGAACAAAGAAGCGTTGCACTTGGCAGGCCATAACTACCCTGGTCATACAGAGTTACTGGCGAAGCTTACGGATACTAAAGATTACGCCATGGTGCTTTACACCGATACACTACGTGTTATCCATGTAACCACACACATCGCGTTGCTAAAATTCTTGGAGACTCTGAATCAGACTCGCGTAAACACTGTGATTAAGATTGCGGACGAGTTTATGAAAAAAGCGGGGTTCGAAACGCCTAGAATTGCAGTTGCAGGCGTGAACCCTCATGCTGGCGAGAACGGTTTGTTCGGTACCGAAGAGATTGAAGTCCTGAACCCATGTATCGAAACTATGAAAAATGAAGGCATTGACGTTTATGGCCCATGCCCACCAGACACTGTCTTCCTACAAGCGTCACAAGGCCAATATGATATTGTCGTTGCCATGTACCACGATCAAGGGCATATCCCTCTGAAATTGATGGGCTTCTACGACGGTGTTAATATTACCGCTGGTTTGCCGTTTTTCCGTACCTCTGCAGACCATGGTACTGCATTTGATATTGCATGGTCAGGTAAAGCTAACCCTGAAAGTATGATTAAGTCCGTCGAATTGGCGGTTAAATTGAGCAATGTATGA
- a CDS encoding alpha-amylase family protein has translation MSGLQEIQSAGANVILHAFDWKYADIARRAKEIHELGYGSVLVSPPMKSANDERWWQRYQPQDYRVIDNALGNTQDFIHMVNELGRFGVLVYVDVVFNHMANEAHMRQDLQYPSKEILQEYQNHPEKYKALKLFGDLSEPLFTEEDFAQAFGIKNWKDKWQVQNGRITGGPADPGLPTLKVCDHVVEQQRAYLKALKTIGVKGFRIDAAKHMTLEHLKLVWTDEITRDVHIFGEIITDGGATVEEYQLFLEPYLQETRLGAYDFPLFTTIFKAFSKAGSFKSLIDPYCFGEALSPGRAITFVVTHDIPNNDVFLDLVMDEEDEWLAYAYILGRDGGVPLIYTDLDTSGIKDTNGKPRWKGAWSDPRMATMIKFHNAVHGQPMKVIEGNDDMLVLERGEQGIVVLNKSSRPQSLSLATEGNWLDMMTGNTVSSQDEIKVPAKSSMLLLAQL, from the coding sequence ATGAGTGGCTTACAGGAAATACAATCAGCTGGTGCAAACGTCATTCTGCATGCTTTTGATTGGAAGTATGCTGACATTGCCCGACGTGCAAAAGAGATCCATGAGCTAGGCTATGGTTCTGTTCTGGTCTCTCCACCAATGAAAAGCGCTAACGATGAACGCTGGTGGCAGCGCTATCAACCTCAAGATTATCGTGTTATCGACAATGCCCTTGGTAACACTCAAGATTTTATCCATATGGTTAATGAACTGGGTCGTTTTGGTGTACTCGTGTACGTAGACGTTGTGTTCAATCATATGGCGAATGAAGCGCATATGCGCCAAGATCTGCAATACCCGAGCAAAGAAATTTTACAGGAATACCAAAATCACCCAGAGAAATACAAGGCGCTCAAGCTGTTTGGTGACTTATCTGAGCCGCTTTTTACCGAAGAAGACTTCGCGCAAGCATTTGGCATTAAAAACTGGAAAGACAAATGGCAAGTACAAAATGGTCGAATTACTGGTGGGCCTGCCGATCCGGGTTTGCCGACGCTAAAAGTATGTGATCATGTTGTTGAGCAGCAGCGAGCTTATTTGAAAGCGCTGAAAACGATTGGTGTAAAAGGGTTCCGTATTGATGCGGCCAAACATATGACTCTCGAGCACCTTAAGCTTGTCTGGACTGATGAGATTACCCGAGATGTGCACATTTTTGGTGAGATCATTACAGATGGCGGGGCGACCGTCGAAGAGTATCAGCTCTTTCTTGAACCATACTTGCAAGAAACGCGCTTAGGTGCCTATGACTTCCCGTTATTTACCACCATATTTAAAGCGTTTTCTAAAGCAGGTAGCTTTAAGTCGTTGATCGACCCATATTGTTTCGGTGAGGCATTGTCACCGGGTCGAGCCATCACTTTTGTTGTGACGCACGACATTCCAAATAACGATGTATTCCTCGACCTCGTTATGGATGAAGAAGACGAATGGTTAGCGTACGCGTATATATTGGGTAGAGACGGTGGTGTCCCTTTGATTTACACCGACTTAGACACCAGTGGGATTAAAGACACAAACGGTAAACCAAGATGGAAAGGGGCATGGAGTGATCCTCGCATGGCTACCATGATTAAGTTCCATAATGCAGTTCATGGTCAACCTATGAAGGTTATCGAAGGTAACGACGACATGCTGGTGTTAGAGCGGGGGGAGCAAGGTATTGTGGTCCTCAACAAATCATCTCGTCCGCAGTCTTTGTCGCTTGCAACAGAAGGAAATTGGTTAGATATGATGACTGGAAACACAGTTTCGTCCCAAGATGAGATCAAGGTACCGGCCAAGTCATCGATGCTACTTTTGGCCCAGTTGTAG
- a CDS encoding DeoR/GlpR family DNA-binding transcription regulator produces MKKHRVEQITEYLKHHNLVTVDDLVKVVAASPATIRRDLIKLDEQGVITRTHGGVSLNRFVANQPTTNEKMLRSMREKQHIADSAAELVQAGDSIVLDAGTTSMALVKNLTHLPLRVITVDLHIALFLSEFKQIEVIVTGGAVDHSSQSTIGEHGKQLLRSIHPDIAFLTCNSWSLEKGVTTPTEEKASLKRDIILNANRKVLIADSSKYGAYSLYKACDLVDTTHIITDSSLEADTQSQIRAKGIELITV; encoded by the coding sequence ATGAAAAAACACCGCGTTGAGCAAATAACTGAGTATCTCAAACACCATAACCTGGTGACCGTGGATGATTTGGTCAAAGTCGTGGCAGCATCACCTGCCACGATTAGACGAGACCTAATCAAACTGGATGAGCAAGGTGTCATCACCCGAACTCATGGTGGCGTATCTTTAAATCGATTTGTCGCCAATCAGCCAACTACTAATGAAAAAATGCTACGCAGTATGCGAGAAAAGCAACATATCGCAGACAGTGCAGCAGAATTAGTTCAGGCTGGAGATTCCATCGTGTTGGATGCGGGGACAACGTCAATGGCGTTGGTCAAAAACCTCACTCATCTTCCACTTCGAGTTATTACGGTTGATCTGCACATCGCGTTGTTTCTGTCTGAGTTTAAACAGATAGAAGTCATTGTTACCGGAGGCGCTGTGGACCATAGCAGCCAGTCAACCATTGGTGAGCATGGTAAACAGCTACTCCGCTCTATTCATCCAGATATTGCCTTCCTAACTTGTAACAGCTGGAGCCTGGAAAAAGGTGTCACAACACCAACCGAAGAAAAGGCATCTTTGAAAAGAGACATAATTCTAAACGCCAACAGAAAGGTGTTGATTGCGGACAGTTCAAAGTACGGAGCTTATTCGCTCTATAAAGCCTGTGATTTAGTCGATACCACGCATATCATCACCGATAGCAGTCTCGAAGCCGATACTCAATCCCAAATTCGAGCAAAAGGTATCGAACTCATTACTGTTTAG